In Falco rusticolus isolate bFalRus1 chromosome 7, bFalRus1.pri, whole genome shotgun sequence, the DNA window taatttttatttcaaatcttCGACTAACCTAGTTTAGACCTAGAAACCTTTGCGAGTATGTTAATGTTGATCATGAGTGTGAACTTTGTTTCAGTGTCTGTATATTCACAGAAAGTCATGCAGACAGTTATCAGCAAAAACGTTTCTTTGATAGTACAGTCTATTGTGTTCAGTGAAGGAGTAATAGATAAGGTAGCAAAAGCTCAGTGAAGGGTTACTGGTATACCTGTATTTACAATTTTTTCTGCATAGACCCATTTATATCTACACTTTGATGTTTGATAATAGCAAGTCAAAATAAAGGATTTCCAAATTGTATTTGTTAAACacgtatttttttaaaaaaggaatactTATTAAAGAGACTTGTGGCCATTTTCTGTGAGTACTGTTAAAAAGAAGGTGTCATGTAGGAGGAAATGGTTGACTCTAGACATTTGTAATGAAAAGTAGAGCATTTAAGACCATTAGTAATTAACTTATCTCCATCTCAGCCATCTAGCAGCTGTGGTAGCTAATTCTCGGGGGCTCTTTGTTTAAGCACAATTATCCCAGTACTGAGAAAACTTGTAGGCAAACTGAACAGAATGAAATGATATCATGCATTAGTCGTGCAGGGCTTAGTTGAACACTTTGATAGATAGAAAATTAATATGTCTTTTCTTCATCAGGTCACATTGATTTTAGCTGAAGTTTCAAACTAGTCATATAGGCTTTTAcatatttctgtatctgtgaGTATAGGTTCTACCATCTAAGGATTAGTTCCAGTACCTGCTAGAACCGTTACCTTCTTTTACCTGGTGTAACTCTGTGCATGCTGGTAATGTAATTAGCAAGAGTATGTGGCAAagattttttacatttttgcattgtttctttTGAGATGTCCATTGTGGGATTTGCTGCAGGCTGTCATTTTTGTCTGCCATCCAATGTATGTTGGCAAAAGGGTTGTGTACTAGTCTTTGTGTCtggtcacagaaaaaaattcatgcATCTCAGCCAGACCATTTTGTTATTCCTTTAGAATTAAAAGCATATGAAACAGATGCAGcttaataagtatttttttttataaataacatttaaataacttAGAACAATAAAGTTCAAATACAActtaaaataaagtttaatgctgtaagaacagaaaaagcatgtaTAAGGATGGAGAAACAATATTGAAAGCTGTATGCCCTAACAGGAATTATACAAAAGATAGGATATGTTACATAAAAACCCTTAGTATGTCTGGATTTTGCTTCATCGTtatataaaatgttaatttgtgAAAAGTGAGATGAAGTACATTATTTATTCCTATTCTTATTTTACATACACTATTTGAAACATCTTTTAGAGCAGCATTTGGTATTTGTTTCATTAATAGATAGGAACATTTTGTGTTAGAGTAAACTTAATTTTTCCAAACTAACTCTTTTATCTGAATACAACAATAAACATTTACAAgattatactttttttctgatcataTAGTTTACGTATAGGATATCAGTTTCTTGGgggaagtatttaaaatactgctcaGCCTCCACATTTACTAATGACTTGATAATCTGACAACTCATTCCAGCAGCCTTAAAGTCTGACATATTTTACACAACATTATCATctgcttattattattatagcaGCCATATTTAAGAAGCAGataggattttttaaataaaatattatcagATAATCAAGTAATGACTTATTCTTCAGGgtaaattaatttaagaaactACCCAGTTACAATGACTAAGATAATGATTGTACAACTCTTTAGAATTTTTTACAACTTTTAGTTAGTAAATCTGGTTTTGtgtatattttcaaattttttcatgtagtctcttaaaaataaacataaatgcGCAAGTCCAGCTTGTTCAGTTTCTCAGTAGTATTCCAGCCTCTCTTGATATCTTGTCAAACAGTCgtcttaaaaataatcttcctgcTGGAACTAGTTCTTTATAGATCATTCATGATTAGGATATTGCCAGAGGAAGAAAGTGGGATGCTCtatgttctttctttgtttttttacctTTCATGGGGACCCCTTTGTGGTTTAATGTAACAAACATCTCCTTTCCTTTGTGTGTCCATTTTGCAGAAGCATATGTATTATAATGGTTTTCTTCAATCAGTTCTATGAAGTTGCAGTCCTCATTGCATACTTTCTGTTGagagtaaataataaaatagacTAAATTAAGTACAagtgttttttcaaatacttagATGAGGGAAGATGAGAGAAGAATATGCATTATAAACCCCCCATATTATTaatctctgaaataaataaaccagACTTCTGAAATGTGAGTATTGAATATTTGAGCTTTGTCTATTCCCCCTTAGTATTCCACATTTTTAGAAAGTACATAAGTTCTAATCACTGAATTTATTAAATGGACACGAAAGTCTAGTATGGCATGTATGGAATAAGTACAGGATACATTTTAGTTTGTTAGGAATCTATTTTATAAAAACTATACAGATGCTCCATCTAAAAACACATATCTTTAAGATTGTACATGATACACACAAGAGAAGTTTGCATCCATACCTTTCCATAGAGCCTTCCTGACTTGTTCATTGCCAGAAAATATTCACTTTCCACTCCTTTGATTGCCACTATTCCAACTGCCACTGTTCGGATTTCTAAAATACCTGCAAAGGCACAGAGTAAGGGTTGTAAAATGGTTGGGTTTTCTCCAGTCAACTTAAAAGGTTTAGTTGAATAAATATTCTGTAATACTTCTGAGTTTATGGAAAATCTGCAGCAATCGttcttagaaaacagaaaaaatatgtattcatGTGAAGAAAGGGCTAGACTTCAACAGTCATCTCTATGTGATCAATGTCTGCACACCGCCACTTAAAAATTGTATGGTGGTAATTTTTAAGTATATACTGAAGCTGTGATGTTAAtataagtattttttctatttcaaagaATCAGCATATCTTAGAATTTACCAGGCTCAGGGTTTCATTTGGAAGAATTATGTACATAGCCATCAAGATTCACAGAATTTGTGTAAAGCCTTTATTTTGAAGACTTGTGTAGCAGTATCATCTCCTTGAAAGAGTGTAAACCTTAGAACTTGTGAGTGATAGAAAACAGACCACAGTGTCTTAAATAAGATAAAGTATTTGCTTGACCCTGGTGTGCTTTTATGACTGATCGGAGCTGCAAAGATGTGTGTACTCGAAAATCATTAAAAGCTGCACTGAGAACTTATCTattcaaaaacagaaaacttgtaGCATTGttttctataaaattattttcttcttgctgaatTGTATCTGCAATAGCTTTTAATACACTATGATACAGTTAAGTTACCtgcaacataaaaaatattcttatgttaaaaaaaccaacatactGAACAAAGGCAAGAGGATGATGCAAGTTATTAAGGAACACCAGGTTGGTTTCAAGCTGAAGTAGTAGTATTGTTGTTTTAAGCAATAGGTTACAGTTATATTTCTGAGTTTGAGCTGTTTTCTTCCGTATTGAGTCACCTACATAACTGTGTACGGCAGCATCTGTATTGTGACTCGTTCTCCTAAACGGGGTCTTTCAAAGGCAGCCAACTCTAGGCAAATGTCAATAGCTAGGCAGAGGGGAGACAAGTGAAGGTGGGGGACAGAGGCTTGTGTTAGATTGTCACCTGGAAGATGACCTTCCTCTTGATGAACAAAACAgttcctgttttcctctttcaagtTCGTATTGACTCTTCACAGCCACCACAcatcataatattttttcactaaTTAGGTTTATTTGAAAAAGGCATTACACATCtatgatattttttcttccctataCTTTTTTCATATCCTGATGTCCTTTACTTTCTctactgttctgtttttctttcctccttgatGTTACTGGCTAGATTTACCAGTGAATCTGTTACCTCTTCTCATGGTGTGTGTCCTGCTGGGCATTAATCTCTGAACATATACTTCGTACTTCTCTGTAATGCTAAGCCAGTTTTAAGTAAAGCTTTTAGAATTCTTTGACAAGTTTCATGCTGCTACAGGCCTAGCAACTCTTCTTGCAAAGGGTAATTTCTAACCGAAACTTAGAAAAATTGTATtaactttcatttaaatttcaCTTTAGAAAAACCACAGTGAGGCTGAAAAACAGATGAACATCTGCATCTAGCCAAACAAAGAACATAGCAGTGGAAGGGATCTCTGGGTCATCAAGTCCAGTGCTCTGCTAGCCTGGGAATTGCATCAGATAATTCTCTTTTTATAAACTTTGCCAATACTAAATTGGAGTTGTTATTTCTTTGCCCCCAGTGTTTCCGCCGAAGGCTGTTCCAgagtttgatttattttaatggctaGAGAGTCTGTAATAATTTGcaatctgcattttttcagcGACAGCTTATATCCATTTGTTCTTTTGCCTGTGCTGGCCATTAACTTAAGCAGAAGGTTTTTTGTAAATCTGTGTTTGAGCTTTCTATttatacagaattaaaaaaaggaaaggttcaaaattactttttaaaacaataggAATTAAGATTTCCTTGAGTAAGCTGATGTTGGCTGAAGTTACAGTAGTAAGAAATACTactacttttaaaaaggaaatgccAAAAGGTTTTGTCCAAGGCAATAGTACTATTAgaaattttgaattattttttagcctgttttttttctgaggtagATGGTGACATTCATACTAACTTAATTATGTGGAAACTTTTCACTATCCATATAGAATTTGTTATAGGACAGAAATGGGGgatgcaaatatattttataagcCTCCTGTATAACAAATCTGaatgacaaaattaaatgttatcAAAGTTATATTCTACTTACAATTTACAAGGGCACTACATGTAATAGATTTATTGTATTCAGGTCTTTACATGgtttttcatctttgttaaAATGCCATTGTGTATAAAAAgcaattcattttaattaaagacagACAATTTGAGATTAATAACTTGTTATGCATATTCAGTTCTGTTTGTATATTATAATGTGCTTTTTACAATTTTAAGCAGTTATGTACTCCCAAAATTAGGGCTAGCTCTCACATAAATAATATTTGACACCCTGACTCGAGGTGatgtgaaattaaaagaatattgtAGGTCTTTGAATAACACTTTTCTAAAGATGCTCTGTCTGTGCCTTTCTCCTTAAAGTTTAGAGGGAAAACCACATGAACTCCCTCCCCAACAGCTATGAAAAATGTTGTAGTAATAGCAGtgtcaaagagaaagaaaaaagaccaaCAGAAAGTTTGGTGGAAAGAGTGCTTGTGTATTCTTGATTCTTTGCTCAGAACATGTCTATCTCAGAATTAAATGGCCTGTCATAAACTGCAtgtgcttttttctctgttaccAGTTCTAGATCATGCCTCATCTGTTCTGATGTGTCTTAATGTATTcccaaagcagaaacaaaacatgaattttccccttttcagcaaagcatttatgTGATTTAGGTCTCTGAGGCGGCATCTCACATGCACTTTTTTATTTGGTGTGCAAGTGATTCATCAGTGAGTTCCTCTCTCTGTTTTAAGGTGTACGACACAAGTTTCTTAAGAAGACAACATACTGTaagcttctgtttcttctgcaggctgTGCCTCATTAATACTTctgttcatttcagaaatgtagTATTGCTGCAATTcatcaattttttctttaaattaagtaaattataTAGGAAATGGAAACACAATTTTAGCAAACTGGGAAAAGACTCCACTGTGTAGTTAACCGCGGTAGCTGATTTTAGCAGAGAATTTGATTTATGATCTTTCCATATATAGTCTTTTGTATGCAACTCACTTCTTAATTACACAATGCCGTGTACATACATGaatttgaaatttctttctttatgtaCAGAAACTATGGAAAGAGACTGTTAAGGTTCAGAAGTTGTACATTGGAAGTTTATTAGTTTATCAGTGTCAGCATTGCAGTTGTATCACATGCTTAAATTCACTATCCAATATCAGAAGTCTCTCACAGAGCAGGAAGAACGATTTTTGAGTAATACTCAATACAGACAGATTTCAGTCCTTTATCTGTTTTACAAGGTGCTTCTGAACATAGAAGATTTCTGAGTTGAATAGCTTTTTCCTGCACATCTATTAGGTGCTGCATAATTCTCAAAGCACAAGTTCTTGGACAAACTAGTTAATGGAATCTTTAACACTTATAATGTCactgtgaaaacattttaagtacTTTACTGGTTTTTAATACTCCACTTGATATATAAGCACTCAGCACAAACTCTGAGGCTAAAGACACATGTAGATTATGGAAATCACTGTCTCTTCTAGTCATCATTTTATATcttatatttaaatagaaaaattaacttttatatTGCATCACAATTATAgcacaaaagcaagaaattccAAAAGGATAtaccaaataataaaataataaatccataaaatacagaaagtaagttgtatttttccctcttcgtttcatttcctttcagtaTCTCTATTAAGTCAAGATATCACACTATATTGCACTATATGCCATGCTATTCATATTGGTCTGTCTGTATTTTGTATGTGTTCCTGGTACTCGATCTCTGTAAAAGCAATTTCATAATGGTAAATAGACAGTAGGATGTGGTGTTGCAGTTGGGAACGTAATACATCAGTAGGTGTCAAGAGGTAATAAAACTGTTCAACCAGAATTTTGGCCAACTGCAGgtatttcctgtttcttttgtgctttctgtaaCGATCTGCTACTGGCAATTCTTGCCAACAGGATGCTGGGCTAAATTACATTTGGATCTGAGCTGATACGGTTTTCCTTATGCTCTTAGTGTATCTGGTATGGTATACAGTTGTGACTGTTCCATTCGGCCAAGTCTGTGAATGTGATCTTtttagtttgttggttttttttaaaaaaacaactcttcttttttctcttttctttcattttggaaTTCTGCATCATTGCAATGTCTTTAATAATACTAGCCAGGAGCAACATTTGGTGTACTGGAAAGTAATCCAATAATCTCATTTTTCTACAAATGAAGGAAGGGCTTTGTGTCTGAGTAATTGATGATAtgaaaaccaacaacaaaacagtaatGTAGTCTAAAGATTAGCTTTATAAGGATGATAAGATGACTTAAGCAAAACTCATGAAAACTGGAAGAGTGTCTTTTCGGGTATACCATTTTTGACTGCCCTTAAGACAtgaactgaattaaaatgtgCTAGTTTCATTGCTTCTCTACTGTGAACCTAAGTGTGGCTGAGTTTCAGTGTTCCTGCTAAGTTTTGTTAGCTGGTTCACTGGAAAGAGGTAAATCTCTATATCCATAGAAAAATGGTAATAGAAGTAAACCTACTATGTTGAATTGTGGTTTTAGGTCATTTTatacataaaagcaaaaattctgtCCTCATTAAAGTGAATAGTAAGATTTCAGCTAACTCAGTAAAGCCAAGGTTTTATCCCTAAGGTAGTTCCTTCAGTGAGGCAGGAGAGGCGTAGTAAGCTAATacctttccagaaaaaaacacacacagaaatacagacaaatgCTGAACAGGCACAGGTGTGAGATTTGTCTGTGCCAGTTTCTAAGTGTTACTTTAAGTAGCACCAGATACTTCAGAGAAATTATAAAGAACTAAAATCTACAGTCAGAAAGTCCTTGTGTAATATTAGCAGGTCCATTCTTATGTGCTTCCTTTTGAAGTAAAACGTTCTAATCCTTTCAATCTCTAttaatgaaaaggcaaaagttACCCAGCTAGGATGGGATAGAGAAGATTGTTATATGtagattttttcatttaaatactCTTTCAATACTTTAATAACCAAAATAACTTTAAAGACATGCTTAAACTGATAAGATGCTGCCAATGAGAAGTTCAGGCAGCCAAACTTCAACGAGGTCTTAAACatcctttgtttaaaaatgaaaatgtaaactctgtttttcagttacTTTATCTAATGCATCCacataaaatttcagaagaGGGACTTGAATATACCACAAAGTAACTGGGAACAAAATCAGATTAaagccagaaagagaaaaaaaaaaaccctgaaaatgGGCATACAAAATTGAAAACAACTGTAATTTCTATAAAATCAACATGAAATTCGAAACAATTTTATATGGTTGCATGGTCAGTGTATCAAATGTAGCTTAAAATTCCTGTAGTGAATGAAGTTTCCTACAGAGCTGAAATTCTGTCTGGTGTACGTAAAAGACAACTGAGAGGGGCTATAGTTTCTCTTTAGAAGATGACAACTATGTCTTTTTAACCACTTGGTGCAAATAACAGACAGTTGATATAAAGTCCagtagaaaaaatacaaagaagcaaaacaacCCTTTAACTTGACACAACAGTTCTAGTGGATGtaatatatttcagattttggaGACAATTTACATTATAAAAGAGGTAAGTTTCCTAGCATTCTGGTCTGAATGACGATCGCTCAGTACTTTACAAGTAGACACTTTTATGTCTGGACTTACTCCATGACTATGACCTGGAAAACAGGACAGTACCTCAGCTGGAAATTTACATagaaaaaattgtcatttaGCCAACTTGAATAGTCTTTTGTGAGATAATTCTTTCCTCACAAGTGGTATttgataattttgtttttaatcactgATGTTAAGTAtcctttttctgatttaattaatattttcacattagTATTATCTGTTAaacttttctcttgcttctACAACACAATAATACcgtcattttgttttaaaatatctttgcttttattgctaCACAATCTGTTTACAGTATAatctattttaatatattattattactttataataaatttttaatattagttTAATATAATTCAAACTAATTTCTAATTCTGCACAGCCATAGCTGAAAAggcagagggttttttctgtttgcctaTAATATCTTCACATAACAATATCCTGTCTATAGCAAGGTAGTGAGAGTCTTGTGATTCAGCAAAATCAGGGCATTTTGTCTTTAATCATTTTGCAGCCAAGAGGCTGAAAGAGCAATTGTAATCCTTGCTCCTGAGAGGAAAGCAGTAAGTGCAGCTCATTACTGAAGATCCAGCAGGTGGTAACAACCTGTCCAGTATGTCtttggaagagaagagagagctAAACCCCTGAGTTAGGTATTTTCACATGCTAGGGAACTGCCCTAATATGTCAGGTGATAGGGCTGCTAAGGAAGACTTCGTAAGAGATTTTCAAGTACACGTTGTGTTCAGTCCCTCATCAGCTGGCTCTTTCTCCAAACATTTCACATGTTGCCCATGTCCCCCCAATATCTGTCACGTAATGTTTCTGGTCACATAATGTTTCTGGTCACTGCTCCTTGATTTGTTAGTATCAGAGTTTCTGTAGACATCAATTCAAAGGCACATTTTGGCATCCATTACATTTTTCAGCAAGGCCAGCAGCAATTTCATCCCAGTATTTTTCGGTTCTTTCAGGTATGTTATGAGAAAATGTCTAAGGGTAACATAGAAATTGCTAAGAAGACTTCTGTAGTCTTCTAAAtgctggagagaagggaaaaagaagaaaagcaaaagtgtgggttttaaggaaagaagaacaaaagcaaatgtcCAGAAGCTAGCTGTTATTTTACattcttatttcctttaaaaataatagctaACAGACAATATAACTggtactgatttttaaaatatgctaatgtttattatgtttattatgtaaaatatgctaattaaataaaataccaaatgTTGTATGATATTTACAGCACTTTAATTCCTGAGGTCTCTCTGTGCactgaaattgaaaaaaaagagcCTGTTGCTGATTTTTAGGGGTAGGGAGGCTGGCACTGACAGTTAAGCACTTGTAAGGAGTAGATTTGTGAAACACCCTTTCTTAGGCAGGATTGTCTTAAGGTAAAGTATGTGGAATCTCAAATAGGGAAAGAGAGGGCAGAAAAAATTTGGATGGAGAGtaagtcaaaacaaaatgaaacttctaAATTTCACTAACTTGTGTTTCTAATTGATTAAATTTGGAGCACATATTTATGAATTCAGGTGATCTGTGGCCAAGAAAAATGTCCTTGTTGTTGTTTATAAGACAGTAGTTTAATGGTATTCCATATAattggggttttgttctggGATTTAACAAGTTAATGTTTGTGCGtcttaaagcaagaaaatataaatCACAAAGGTCAATCCTACGGTAATATTGGAGAACTCATGGTGTTATCAGTGCATGTGTGCATTTGGTGAGCCAGCACAGCAAATACATTCATGAGCTGTCTTATTACACTGGAAATGCTTATCCAGAGGAGTCTATCAGTATTTGCTTTGTGAAAGGAAATGAATACTTTCATTGGATAGTTTTGTAAGTCATTGGTTTCAGGAAACATTAcccatttctctctcttttaaaaaatagcgTGTATATGGTGAACTATTTGTTTGTGCTTGTTATTTTGATtcttaataatatttttttaatggatgcatcttaaaattcatttttaggCAGAGCAATTTGTGTGGTCCTTCTCTCTCAAATATAAAATCTAATGGTAAAAAATCTACTGCCAATAAAGGTATTAATTTAAGAGATACTGTAATAtgatttaattctttttttacccTTCCTTGTTATTAAATTACAGTAGACAGAAAGTAGaatttgcatttgtattttgtacTGTCCTTAGCCAGAGTGAAAGTGTTTCCCAGATGGTACATCATAGAACTTATGTTCATAAGCTTTGTAAGCAGAAATACATATACAAGTCTATGTTACAATcgttttcaaagtaaaaatgagaTTGTCTCCACCCCAGGAATTTTCTGTCTATGTAtatgattttaataaataatcagttacagtaacagaaaacaaactggtACCTACATTCGctatcactttctttttttaactgtcatat includes these proteins:
- the FGF7 gene encoding fibroblast growth factor 7 isoform X2, producing MEYLNIQLLSTGTTCNDMTPEQMATNVNCSSPERHTRSYDYMEGGDVRVRRLFCRTQWYMRIDKRGKVKGTREANNNYSILEIRTVAVGIVAIKGVESEYFLAMNKSGRLYGKKVCNEDCNFIELIEENHYNTYASAKWTHKGKEMFVTLNHKGVPMKGKKTKKEHRASHFLPLAIS
- the FGF7 gene encoding fibroblast growth factor 7 isoform X1, with product MHKWILTWILPILLYRSYFYIIFLMGTISLACNDMTPEQMATNVNCSSPERHTRSYDYMEGGDVRVRRLFCRTQWYMRIDKRGKVKGTREANNNYSILEIRTVAVGIVAIKGVESEYFLAMNKSGRLYGKKVCNEDCNFIELIEENHYNTYASAKWTHKGKEMFVTLNHKGVPMKGKKTKKEHRASHFLPLAIS